The Parambassis ranga chromosome 19, fParRan2.1, whole genome shotgun sequence genome contains a region encoding:
- the armc7 gene encoding armadillo repeat-containing protein 7: MMKRSGLSEGSERFEYLQTLVTEFQDTDSEEAKEQVLANLANFAYDPKNMEYLRELQVTDLFLDMLTEENVNFVEFGMGGLCNLSMDPECRDIILQSSGISLITNCLSSQREETVLSAITTLMNLTTPSSHSQITDPAILQCMLRFSLSESPRLRNLAAVFLQDCCTKEQVAEAQQQMQGQQTAVGIPLPKD; encoded by the exons atgatgaagaggagcggCTTATCTGAAGGCTCAGAGCGGTTTGAATATTTACAAACTCTGGTTACGGAGTTTCAGGACACTGACAGTGAAG AGGCAAAGGAGCAAGTGCTGGCTAACTTGGCCAATTTTGCGTATGATCCAAAAAATATGGAGTATCTTCGGGAGCTCCAGGTGACCGACCTCTTCCTGGACATGTTGACTGAGGAGAATGTGAATTTTGTGGAGTTTGGAATGG GGGGGCTATGTAATCTTAGCATGGaccctgaatgcagagacatcaTCCTGCAGAGCAGTGGGATCAGCTTAATTACAAACTGTCTGTCAAGCCAGAGGGAAGAGACAGTCCTGTCGGCAATCACTACCCTCATGAACCTCACAACGCCCTCTTCACACTCTCAGATCACAGATCCAGCCATCCTGCAGTGCATGCTGCGTTTTTCCCTCTCGGAGAGCCCTCGTCTCCGCAACCTGGCTGCTGTGTTCCTGCAGGACTGCTGCACCAAGGAGCAGGTGGCTGAGGCGCAGCAGCAGATGCAGGGACAGCAGACAGCTGTTGGGATCCCTCTGCCCAAGGACTAA
- the chad gene encoding chondroadherin produces MRCVSWLLLGTCLLVLGPAVQGAPSQCPTLCHCHGDLQHVICDSVGLKKIPRVPETTRLLNLQRNNLGSISTGAFSESKGLISLHMQQCQLREIGSQAFKGLKKLIYLYLSNNEISSIKPGAFEELTELTYLYLDRNQISDLAKGLFSPMINLFILQLNDNKLRELRPGTFMGAKDLRWLHMSGNELTTLHPGCLDDVENLALLTLDRNKMSTYPIAAMSKLRVVEELTLGSNPMRTIPDNAFQSFGRYMEKLHLDNMGLEKFSDGAFTGVTAIKVLNLDNNKLKSLPKSLEFSTINNLTLSNNPWSCTCQLAPLRRWMDSTRNRPDAVCNSPTAQKAKQVRDSTAFSGCRAKAKRAKKGTRH; encoded by the exons ATGCGTTGTGTGAGCTGGTTGTTGCTGGGGACCTGTCTTCTGGTGTTGGGCCCCGCAGTGCAGGGAGCCCCGAGCCAGTGCCCAACCCTGTGTCACTGCCATGGTGACCTTCAGCACGTCATCTGTGACAGCGTCGGGCTAAAGAAGATCCCCCGGGTGCCAGAGACCACCCGTCTGCTGAACTTGCAGAGGAACAACCTGGGCAGCATTTCAACGGGGGCCTTCAGCGAAAGTAAGGGACTAATCTCTCTGCACATGCAGCAATGCCAGCTTCGAGAGATCGGATCCCAGGCCTTCAAAGGGCTGAAGAAGCTCATCTACCTCTACCTGTCCAACAACGAGATCAGCAGCATTAAGCCTGGCGCCTTTGAGGAGCTCACAGAGCTCACCTACCTCTACCTAGACAGGAATCAGATCAGTGACCTGGCAAAGGGGCTCTTCTCCCCCATGATCAACCTCTTTATCCTGCAGCTCAATGACAATAAACTGCGTGAGTTGCGGCCGGGCACCTTCATGGGTGCCAAAGACCTGCGTTGGCTGCACATGAGCGGGAATGAGCTGACAACGTTGCATCCTGGCTGTCTGGATGACGTGGAGAACCTCGCCCTTCTTACCTTGGACAGGAACAAGATGTCCACCTATCCCATTGCAGCAATGAGCAAACTGAgagtggtggaggagctcacgTTGGGGAGTAACCCCATGAGGACCATCCCAGATAATGCCTTCCAGAGCTTTGGGCGCTACATGGAGAAGCTACACCTGGACAACATGGGTCTGGAGAAG tTCTCTGATGGTGCATTTACGGGTGTGACAGCGATCAAGGTGCTTAACCTGgacaacaacaaactgaagTCCCTTCCTAAAAGTCTAGAGTTCAGCACCATCAACAACCTCACTCTGTCCAACAACCCGTGGAGCTGCACGTGCCAGCTTGCTCCACTGCGCAG GTGGATGGACTCCACCCGCAACCGCCCAGATGCCGTATGCAATTCTCCAACTGCACAGAAAGCCAAACAAGTCAGAGACAGCACTGCCTTCAGTGGTTGCAGAGCGAAGGCAAAGAGAGCCAAAAAGGGAACACGTCATTGA